The stretch of DNA GGCAGGGCCAAAGCGAACAGGACCTGCGTTCCACCGTGGAAAACTATTCACGCGACTCGGTCGCCGCCTTGGCCCGCCAGGGCACCCCGGCGGACATCGTCCAGATCGGCAACGAGGTCAACCACGGCATGCTCTGGCCCAATGGCCGCATCTACACTCCGGGCGGTGAATCCTGGGCGGGATTCGCCGAACTGGTCAAGGCCGGGGCCGCCGGGGCCAGGGCCGGCAACCCGGCACAGGTTCCCCTGATCATGGTCCACTCCGACACCGGCGGAGACCAAAACGCGTCGAACTACTTCTATGACCATCTCCGGCAGCAGGGAGTCAGCTTTGACCTGATCGGGCTCTCCTACTATCCCTTCTGGAATGGATCGCTGGCGGATCTGCGCCGGAACCTGCACTCGTTGGCCACGCGCTACAACAAGGACATCATCATCGCCGAAACCGCCTACCCCTGGACACTGTCCGGCAGCGGCGGCGTTCCCAGCGTCGTAAGCACGGCAGCCGCCCTGCCTGATGCCGCGGCCTACCCGCCCACGCCGCAGGGACAGGCCCTCTTTTTCGAGACGCTCAACCGGATCCTGCGCGAAGTCCCCAATGGCCGCGGCGCCGGATACTTCATCTGGGAACCCGGCTGGCTTCCCGGAGTACCGGCAGACGAACGCACCGGCAACGCGCACAGCAATCTCACGCTGTTCGACTGGTGGGGCCACGGCCTGCCCGCCCTGGACGCTTTCAGGCCAACCGGTGGTGCGGGCGGCTGAAGCACCTCCGGAACCCGCGCCTGAGGGCCTGAACGGTATTGCGGCTAGGCGCCGGCGCTGACGGCGCCGGCTTCCTGGGCGGCACGGGCGGCGTCGGCTTCTGCCCAGCTGCCCGGACCGGAGGCGAAGGCACCGCGGTACCTGGCGGCGGGGTGGCGGTCGTTCAGGCGGGCCGCGCCGAACAGTTTCTGGCGCAGCGGACCCTCGGCGTACTCGGACTGGGCAACGCCGCGTTCGCGCAACACAGGCATGACCTTATCGGCGAATTCCTCAAAGGAGCCCGGGATAACCCAGTTGATCACGTTAATGCCGTCGACTCCGGCCGCCTGCCATTTTTCGAGCTCGTCCGCGATCTGCTCCGGGGTGCCGACCACTCGGGTGTTCTGCGCCTGCAGCCGGGCAAGATCGCCGACCACCGGTTCACGGTCGGTAATGGCCTTCGAGACCCACTCCTGGAACCCCTTCATGGTGTTGGTGTCGACTTCTGACAGCGGGGTGTCGGCCGGATAGACGCGTCCGGTCTTGTCCACGATCGCGGCGTGGGCCAGGTAGCCGTCGACGCTCACATACTGGTCGTACTCCCTGGCTTTCGCCAGTGCTTCCTCTTCGGTCTCGCCGATGATGAAGGAAAGCCCCTGGAAGAACTTGATGTCTTCAGGGTTCCGGCCGGCTTCCACCGCCTGGCGGCGGGTATCGGCGATCTGGAGGGCAGCAACGTCGGGATTAGCCGAGATAATGAAGACGGCTTCCGCGTTCCTCGCGGCAAACGCCCGTCCGGACGCCGACGAGCCGGCCTGGTACAGCACCGGGGTGCGCTGCGCTGAGGGCGAGGGCAGGTGCGGCCCCTCGACGCGGTAGCGCTTGCCCTCATGGTAGATCTTGTGGATCTTGGACGGGTCGGAGAAGATTCCGCGTTCCTTGTCCTTAAGCAGGGCCCCCTCGTCCCAGGAACCCTCCCACAGCTTGTAGGCAACGTCGACGTATTCCTGGGCCCATTCGTACCGCTCGGCGTGATCGGTCAGTTGATCCAGCCCGAAGTTCCGCGCACCGTTGTCCTGCACCCCCGTCACGATGTTCCAGGCAATCCGGCCGCCGGAAATGTGGTCCAGGGTTGAGACCTGGCGGGCGAAATTGAAGGGGTGGTTCTGGGCCACATTCGACGTCAGTGCCAGACCGATGTTCCTGGTCTTCACGGCGAGCGCGCCCAGCAGAACGGTCGGATCATTGCTGGGGATCTGCAGGCCCTCGCGGACATACACATCGAAGTCCGCATCCGCGTCGCCATAGAGTCCGGTGACATCGGCAAAAAACATTCCATCGAACTTGGCCGCTTCCAGTGTCTGCGCGAGTCCGATCCAGGTATCCACATCGTTGAACTCGGTCTGGCCGGCATCCGGCCGGCGCCACTGTCCGTGGTGGATGTGTGAGGTGGTGTTCATAACAAAAGCATTGAAATGCAGTGGCTGCGGCATCGCGGCGGTCCTAACGTTCGGGTGCATCTGGCGGGTGGGAACCGATGCTTCCAGCAGGATGAATGGCGGCGGAAATCCTGTGACCGAATGTGGGCTTCCGTGGCGCCGTGTTGCCTCCTGTTGAGGCTTTGCGACGGCAGGTTGAGGCTTTGCGACGGTAAAAAGCGTGCCGCGTCATTGACGTTGCCCGGGCAATCATGACTGCGCTTCACTGGTCGCAGCTCACAACCAACCCTGAGCCTGAAGCTTCGAATGAGGAGATTTCCCGTGGCACGTCGACCATCCAAAACCCTGCTGGCGGCAGGATCAACCCTTTCCGCACTGGCCCTCCTGCTGACAGGCTGCGGCGCCACGCCGGCAGGTTCTGCCAGCGCCGGGAATTCCGGACAGAAGGTGGACGGCGGCACCCTCCGGTATGCGAACCTGCAGGAACCGCCCTGCGTCTATGGCGGCTGGGTCCAGCAGGCCTACCTGTCCCGGCAGGTGCTTGACTCGCTGGTCTCGCAGAAAGCGGACGGCACTATCGTTCCGTGGCTGGCGCAGTCCTGGAAGGTCAGCGACGACCAGCTGACCTGGACCTTCATGCTCAAGGACGGCGTGAAATTCACCGACGGCACGACGCTGGACGCGCAGGCCGTGAGCGAGAACTTCAAGTACTGGGTCGGTGGCGGCAACGGCACCGTCACGGCCTACATCGGCGACTACTACGAGTCGAGCCGGGCCGTGGATCCGCTGACCCTGGAAGTCAAGCTCAAGGCGCCGTACTCGCCGCTGCTCTCGGCCCTGGGCCAGGGCTACTTCGGCATCCAGTCCCCTGCGGCGCTGTCTGGCCGCACCAAACAGCAGAACTGCGAAGCCCCCATCGGATCCGGCCCGTTCACCGTCGGGCAGTGGAAGCGCGGGGAATCGATCACGTTCAACCGGAACGCCGGCTATAACTCGGCCCCGGCGACGGCCCGGCACCAGGGTCCGGCTTACGTCGACAGTGTTGTCTGGTCCTTCGTCCAGGACAACACTTCCCGCTACGGTGCACTGGCCAGCGGAGCCGCGGATGCCATCGGAGAAGTTCCCACAGTGAACTTCGACGCGGCCAAGTCACAGTTCCAGGTGGAGCAGTACATCACCCCGGGCCGCCCGGTGACGCTCTCCCTCAATACCGTGCAGGGCCCCTTCGCCGATGTAAAGGTGCGCCAGGCGTTTGCCTACAGCTCGGACCGGAAGGCCGCCGTTGATTCGGCTTTCCTGGGCGTTGTTCCCTTCGAAGGCAACGGGACAGTGAGCAAGAGCACTCCCGGCTACAACGCCGATGTTGCCGGCGCCTACCCCTTTGACCAGGCCAAGGCCAACAAACTGCTCGACGACGCCGGCTGGACCACCCGTAATTCCGCCGGCGTCCGGGTCAAGGACGGCAAGGAGCTTGAGGTCAGGATTGTCTTTGGCCTGAACTCCATTGTTACCACCGAGGGTGCCACCGCGCTGCAGAACCTGCAGGAGCAGGTCAAGCCCACCGGTTTCAAGGTCACCCTGGTGCCTGTGACACAGGCTGACCTGTTCTCGGGCGCCTACTCCACGCCGGACAAGTACGACGCCTCGCTCGGGTACTGGACCAGCCCCACGGCAGGCATCCTTTACATCAATTTCCGGCAGAACACCAAGGAGAAGCCCAACTACGCCAACTCGACCTTCTACAACAATGCCGAGATCGAGGGCCTCATCCTGAAAGCCAACTCGGCGAAGACCACCGAGGAAGCCAACAAGTACTATGGCCAGGCCCAGCAGCGGCTCAGCGACGAGGCAGTGGCCGTTGGCCTCTACACGCAGACCGCCTCGGTCGCCTCCAAGGCAACGCTGAAGGACGTCTGGCTCGAGGCTTCACAAGGCGAGCCCGTGTTCCACGATGCGTATTTCACGAAGTGACCGGCGGCGGAATATGAGCATCCTTGAAACGCGCGGCCTGCGCCGGGGCGCCGGGCGCCTCCTGACGGCTGCCGGCGTGCTCTGGGCCGCCGCCACCTTCACCTTCCTCATCCAGGCGCTGCTCCCCGGCGACCGGGCCACCGCGCTGCTGAACCAGCTCACAGGGCAGGTGCAGGCCCGCACGCCTGCGGAGTTGGCCCCCATCAACAAGATGTACGGCTTTGATGATCCGCTCGTCGTCCAGTACCTGAACTTCCTCCGTGATCTGGTGGCCGGGAACCTGGGCGTGTCCTATCAACTGCACAAACCGGTGGCCGAGGTCATCGGGGACCAGGTGGGACCGACCATCGTCCTGACCTTCGCGTCGCTGATCGTGGCGTGGATCATCGCGGCCGTGGTGATCGTCGGCACCGCACGGCGCAACCGGATTGTGTCCTCGGTGGCGTCCGGCCTCGAGGCTGTGGCAGCAGGGCTGCCGCAGTACTGGCTGGGGGTCATCCTGCTGGTCGTCCTGGCGCTGAACCTGGGGTTGTTCCCGGTAGTGGGCGGCAGCGGGCTCGACGGATTGATTCTGCCCGCCCTGACCCTGGGTATTCCGCTGGCGGGATTCCTGGGCCAGGTCACACGCACGGAGTTCGAGAAAGCCATGGAGCAGCCTTTTGCCCTCTCAGCCCGGATGCGCGGGATGGGAGACACCGGCGTGCGGCTGCGCCATGTGCTGAGGCATTCGGTCCTGCCCGGCGTCACTCTCTCCGGCTGGGCGCTGGGATCACTCTTCTCCGGGGCAGTAATCGCTGAAAGCATCTTCACCCGGCCCGGGTTGGGCAAGGTCCTTGTCGCCGCCGTCAATTCCCGCGACCTGCCGGTGGTCTGCGGCATCGTCATCCTGGTTGCCGCCATCTATGTGCTGGCAAATCTGCTGGTAGACATCGCCTACACTCTCATCGATCCGAGGTTGAAGAACTCATGACCACCGCAACCCTGAATGCGACCCGGGGCCCCGGGCTGCTGGCCGCCGCAGGACGGAAGCTGCGCGAGGTGCCCCCGGCACCCGCGGTGGCCGCCGCCGTCGTCCTCTTCTTTGCTATTGCCGCGCTGGCGCCACAGCTGCTGACCGCGCGGGACCCGCTGGTGATTGACCTGGCCAACTCCTTGCAGCCCCCCAGCCTCGCCCACCCGTTCGGCACCGACCAGTCCGGCCGGGATCTGTTCACCCGCGTGATCTACGGCTCGCGGGAATCGCTGCTGATCGGCTTGGGCGCCACCGTACTGGCCACGGCCGTCGCCTTGATCCTGGGCGCCGCCGCCGGCCTGGGCGGCAGGCTGTCCGACGGGCTGATCAGCCGCGGGCTTGAGGTTCTCTTCGCGTTTCCCGTGCTGCTGCTGGCCATGCTGTTCGTCACCATCTACGGGCCCAGCGTCACCACGCAGATCATCGCAGTCGGCCTGGGTACCGCCCCGGGCTATGCGCGGATGATCCGTGGCCAGGTGCTTTCCGTCCGCAATTCAGGCTACGTGGAAGCGGCCCATGCGCTGGGCCACAGCCGCTGGACCGTGCTGCGCCGCCACGTCTTTCCCAATGCCATGCGCCCGCTGGTTGCCGTCATCACGCTCGGCATCGGCCAGTCCATTGTCTGGGCGTCAGGGCTGGCATTTCTGGGGCTCGGTGTTGCCCCTCCGTCGCCGGAGTGGGGCGCACTGCTGGATGCCGGCCGCATGTTCATCACCCGGGCCTGGTGGCTGGAAGTAATGCCAGGCCTGGCCATTGTGGCCATTGCCCTGGCCGCCACCTCGCTGGGCCAATTCATTCAGAAGAAGCTTGAAGGAGCACCGTCATGACCGCCACCCTCGAACACCGGGCCGCAGCAGCTGCCGTCAAGCAGGACCTGCTCAGCGTGAAGAACCTGAATGTGTCCTTCGCCGTCGGCAAGGGCCGGAACGCCGGACTTCACCACGTGGTCAAGGACGTGTCGATTTCGCTGGCAGCCGGCGAGTGCCTGGCGATTGTCGGAGAATCCGGTTCGGGCAAATCTGTCATGGCCCGTACGCTGGTGGGATTGCCCGGCGGCACGGCCCGGGTGCAGGCGGACACCTTGGAACTGGCCGGCCACCAGGTGGCAGCCCTGGCGGAGCGCCAGTGGCGGCAAGTGCGCGGCAAGGACGTCGGCTTCGTCCTGCAGGATGCGCTGGTGTCCCTCGATCCCCTCCGCCCCGTGGGCAAGGAGATCGAGGAGGCGCTCCGGCTGCACGGCTGGGGGAACAATCGAAGCCGGGCGGCCAAGGCAGTCGAACTGCTGGCCAGCGTGGGCGTACCTGACCCGCAGATGCGTGCCGGGCAGCGGCCGGACGAACTCTCCGGCGGACTGCGCCAGCGCGCCCTGATCGCCTCCGCCATTGCCATGGATCCGAAAATCGTGATTGCCGACGAGCCGACCACAGCGCTGGACGTTACCGTGCAGGCCCAGATCCTTGAGCTGTTCGCCGGAATGAAGGACCGCGGCACCGGCATCATTCTGATCAGCCATGACCTGTCCGTGGTGGCCATGCTGGCCGACCATGTGGCCGTCATGCAGGGTGGCGCCATCGTCGAGCAGGGCCCTGCCCATGAAGTGCTGTACAACCCGAAGCACGACTACACCCGGACGTTGCTGGACGCCATCCCGTCCGAGCACACGAAGGGTACGCCGCTGTCGAGGACCGGCCGCGCGCGCATCACCGCCGTCAGCCGCCGTGTCCGCACCGAACGCGATCCCGCCGCCCCGCCCGCGCTGCGGGCAGAGAATCTGGCCAAGAGCTACAAGGGGCCGGACGGTGTGGTGCGGACGGTGGTGCAGGACGTCTCCTTCCAGCTCGGCGTCGGCGAGACGCTGGGGATCGTCGGCGAATCGGGCTCCGGGAAAAGCACGACGGCCAAAATGGCACTCGCCATGCTGGAACCGGACAGCGGCCGCGTACTGCTCGATGGTGCGGCATGGACCGGAATCACGACGGCGGCCCGCCGTGCGCGCCGCCGCCTGATGACCGTGGTCTACCAGGATCCCCTGAGCTCCTTCGATCCGCGCTGGAACGGGGAGCGGATCCTGCTGGATGCGATTTCCCGCCAGGATTTCCCGGCGGACGCGGACCGGACGGCCCGGGCCATTGAACTTGCCGGACAGGTGGGGCTGCAAGCGCAACACCTGTCCAAACATCCGCTGCAGCTCTCCGGCGGACAACGGCAGCGCCTGGCCATTGCGCGGGCGCTGGCCCCGGAGCCCGAAGTCATCGTGCTGGATGAGGCGGTCTCAGCCCTGGATGTGTCCGTGCAGGCGCAGGTCCTGGATCTGCTCTCGGACCTGCAGCAGGAACTGGGACTAAGCTATCTCTTCATCTCCCATGATCTGGGCGTCATCCACCACATGAGCGACCGGGTGCTGGTGATGAAAGACGGCAGGGCGGTGGAACAAGGAACCGCGGAGGAGATCTTCAACAACCCGCAACAGCCGTATACCCAGGAACTGCTCGCATCCGTGCCCGCGCTGGGCCTGGCCGGCGCGGGCCGGTCCAACAGCCACGGAGGCACAGAATGACCCGCCCGCTGCACTTCAACGCATTCCTGATGAACACGGGATCCCACATCCAGCATGGACAGTGGCGGCACCCGGACGCCCGACAGGCCGAATTCAACGATGTCGGGCTGTGGATCGAGCTGGCCGGAATACTGGAGGAAGGATTCTTCGACGCGATGTTCTTCGCCGATGTGACCGGCCTCTACGGTCCGGTGGACGGTGTCTACACGGACAACGTGCACGAAGGCCTGCAGATTCCGAGCAACGACCCGGCGGTCCTGCTCGGCGCCCTGGCCGTCCACACGCAAAACATTGGCCTGGCGTATACCTCCAATACGATGCAGAACCATCCGTTCAACTTTGCGCGGCAGGCTTCCACGCTGGACCATATCTCCAACGGACGCATCGCGTGGAACATCGTGACCGGAACCCAGGAGAACTCTGCCCGCAACTTCGGCCTCCCCGCGCTGGCGGAACACGACGCCCGGTACGACTGGGCCGATGAGTACCTGGATGTGGTCTACAAGCTCTGGGAAGGATCCTGGGACGAGGGAGCGCTGCTCAAGGACAGGGACCGGGGAACATACTCAGACCCGGCAAAGATCCACAAGATCCACCATGAGGGGCTGCGCTACAAGGTCGCGGGCCCGCACCTGCCCTCGCCGTCACCCCAGCGGACGCCGCTGCTCTTCCAGGCAGGGGGTTCGGCGCGAGGCAGCCGCTTCGCTGCGCAGCATGCCGAAGCGGTCTTCCTCGGTACCCCGACCCCTGAGGTCGCTCACGGACACATCCGGAAGGCCCGCGCGCTTGTCGTAGGCGCCGGGCGCCAGCCGCAGGACATCAAGTTCTTCCCGGGGCTCAGCTTCGTGGTGGGGTCCACCGCGGCGGAGGTGCGGCGCAAGGAGTCCGACTACCTGCAGTACGCATCGGTGGTGGGCTACCTCACCCATGCCTCGCTCGGGATCCTGCCCGACGGCACCCGGCTGCCCGAAGACACACCCTTGAAGGACCTCCCGAACAACGGCGGGCAGGGGCACGTGGACTGGCTGCGCGCGGCCATCCCCGACCGCGAACCCACCCTGGCCGACCTGACCCAGGGCCGGCTGCGCCGCGGCTACGTGGCCGGCACCCCGGACCAGATCGCAGACCGTCTGGCCGACTGGCAGGCCGCAGGCGCGGATGGCATCAATGTCATCAACTGGCGCCTGCCCGGCAGCTACCAGGAGTTCAACGAACAGCTCCTGCCGACGCTCCAGCGCCGGGGGCTGGCCAAGACGGAGTATGCCGAGGGCACCTTGCGCCGCAAGCTCTTCGGACAGGACCGGCTCAATGAACGCCACCCTGCCGCCCGCTACCGTGGCGCCTTCGGCAACGCCAACCCGAACGACACCACCATCGAAAAGGAACTTGTCCATGACTAATACACTGCAGGCAGCGCCGGCGCCCTTGACCGACCGGGAACTGCTGGACATTTTCCAGCCCGTCTTTGACCGCATCCGCGAAGGTGCCATCGACAGGGAAACAGACCGCCGGCTACCCCACAAGGAAATCGGCTGGCTCCGGGAGGCCGGCTTTGGCCGGCTGCGGGTCCCCCGCGAGGCCGGAGGCTTCGGCGTCGGCATCGGCCAGCTGGTGCAGCTGCTGATCGGCCTGGGCACCGCGGATTCCAACATCCCGCAGGCGCTGCGCGGCCACATCGGCTTCGTGGAATACGTCCTGGCCCATCCGGACGCCGCGTACCGGGAATTCTGGTTTGCCGAGCTGGCCGCCGGAGCACTGGTGGGCAATGCCGAAAGCGAGCGCACCGGCACATTCGGAGAGCCTGCCACGAAGGTCACCCCGGTGGACGGGCGGCTGGTGCTGAACGGCGCGAAGTACTACACAACGGGGTCCATTTTCGCGGACTGGATCCACGTGGGTGTTGGCGTGGATCAGGCCGGGGACGGCGGGCCCGGCCTGGCCACCGTGCAGGTCCGCGCCGACGCGGCGGGCGTGCGGATCCACGATGACTGGGACGGTTTCGGCCAGCGCCTGACCGGATCCGGCACCACCGAGTTCACGGGTGTGGAAGTGGATCCGCGGCTCCTGAACCTGCGCGGCGCCGGCGAGTTCACCGCAACTGTCCAGAACGCCGTGTACCAGCTGGTCCACCTTGCGGCGCTCGCAGGAATCGGGGCCGCCGCGCTGGAAGAGATCACCGCGTTCATCCGGTCCCGGACCCGTAACCTGTTCAACCCCGCCGTCGCGCCGGAGCGGGACCCGGTTTCCCTGCAGGTCATCGGCTGGGGGTACGGCACCGTCGAAACCGTCAAGGCAACCGTCCTGGCCGCCGCGCTCACGGTGCAGAGGGCGAGTGACGCGCAGCAGGCCGGCACCGCCGTCGACCGCGATTTCGCGGAAGCCGATGCGCATGTTTACGGTGTCCAGTCGACCGTGATCGATCTGGTGCTCGGCCTGGTTTCCCGCGTGTTCGAGGTGGGCGGGGCCTCCGCGACGTCGCGGTCCCGCCAACTGGACCGGCTGTGGCGCAACGCGCGGACCATTTCCTCCCACAATCCGGCGATCTACCGGCAGCAGGCTGTTGGCGACTTTGTCGTCAACGGGGTGGCGCCCAGTGCCGGCATCCTCGGCCTGCTCGCCGGCGCACCCCGGGAACCCTGAACCGCACGGCCCCGGTTGACGCCCAAAAGGCGTCAACCGGGGTCCGATGTTACTTAAACCATGCCCAGCGCCCTTCGAGGAAAAACAGCCTAAACTGCTTGGCCATAAAGATGGAGGCACCGGATCATCCGTGACAAGGCCGGGCGGGATTCAAGGTTCACCCGGGCGCGCCGAGGCTGATGATATGGGCTGCCACTGTCCATCCCGAGGCGGTGTAGTCTGCCACCTGGTGCGGGCCGAGGACTGTGTAGAGCGTGTCCGCACCGTGCACGTAGGCCTCGTCCGCCAGTGCCGCCAGAACCGCCGGCTCGAAGCTCTTCCCGGATTCCGCCGTGTGGGTCTGCAGGCCGCCGATGACGGCCAGGCCGTCCTCGATCCTGATGCGGCCGCTGGCGACCGGGTGGTCGAAAACGGATATTTCCACGAGGTCATACAACTCGAGGGGTGCCTGGGCCAGCTCGGCGTTCTCGGGTAATTCCGGCACGGCGTTCAGCTCATCCGTGCGGGCGGTAAGCAGCACTGCGTGGCCCACGGGGGCCAAGCCGCGGGCGGCGGCGTAACCCAGCGCGTCCCCGGAGCCGCCGCTCACGAGTGTCAGGACCGCCCCGGGATGCTGGCGGACGGTCTCTGCGGCGCGGTCAGCGTCGGTTCCGGGCCAGGCGAGGATGTACTCCGGATGGGAGTGTTCCCCCGCCGCTGCGGTGAGCACTCCGGAGCCCTCCGGGGCCGAGGTTTGTCCGCGGACGGCGGCCCAGGCGGCGGCCCAGAGGGGAAGGGAGTCCTGCCAGTCAGCCATGATGCGTTCTCCTTTGGATCGGCTACTTCGAGGATACGGGCGAACCGGCGGGCAGGGAGCGGCCCCGACCATAGGCGCGGGCAAGGGTCACAGCGGTGATGACAATCAATGCCAGCATGACCGCGCCAAACATCACGACTGCCGGAACCAGGGCTGTGGTCTGAAGGATCAGCCCCAGCAGCACGACCGGCACTGCCATGCCCACATACCCGACCAGGAACAACCCGGCCAGCGCTTCACCGCGGGTCTCCGGAGCCGAGATGGCGATGACGGTGCCGACTGCGGATTTGAACGTCACGCCTACCCCGGACCCCGCGACCAGGCCGCCGGCGATCAGCAGCGGAAGCGAGGAGGCAGCGATCGACACGGTGACCAGCCCGAGTCCTGCTCCCAACAGGATCAGGCCGACGACGAACTGCCTGCTGCGCTCCCAGCGGGAGGAGAGCACCTGGAACGCTGCCGAGGAGGCGAAGACGACGAAGGCTACGGCGCCGGCCACCATGTGGGAGGTGATGCCCAACTGCCGGGACACAAAGGAGGGTGCCAGGGAGGTGAAGAAGCCGAACATGGCGAACCCGACGAAGGCCATCATGGCCGCGGCCGCGTACTGTCCGCGTGCGGCGCGCGGGACCACGACCCGCTGCGGCCGGTAGACCCAGGTTTCGTCAACCGTGTTGACGGTTTCGGGTACGGTCACGATCAGCAGCAGCCCTGCGAGCAGGAGGAACGCGAATACCACGTACGGGGTGTACAGCGGCATCGGCACGTACTCGGCAAGGAAGCCCGTGATGAGCGGGCCAAGGCCCAGTCCGCCGATGTTGGCCGCGGTCGAGATGACCTCCGCGCGCCGGGACCCGGTGCCGGGGCGTGCGGCGCTGTGCAGTTCGGTCATATGGGCCGTGGCGGTGGCGGTCAGCATGCCGATGCCCAGGCCGCAGATGAACCGGGCCAGCAGCAGGCCGGGAAGATCCGGCCAGACCAGGAAGATCAGCGCCGCGACGACGTTGAGCAGGACGGCCGGGGCGATCACCCTGCGGCGGCCGAACCTGTCGGAGATATGCCCGGCCAGGAACAGGCTGGCCACCACACCGGCAGCATAGGCTGCGAAGATGACCGTGATGGTAAAGGCACTGAACCCGCCC from Arthrobacter sp. PAMC25564 encodes:
- a CDS encoding acyl-CoA dehydrogenase, whose protein sequence is MTNTLQAAPAPLTDRELLDIFQPVFDRIREGAIDRETDRRLPHKEIGWLREAGFGRLRVPREAGGFGVGIGQLVQLLIGLGTADSNIPQALRGHIGFVEYVLAHPDAAYREFWFAELAAGALVGNAESERTGTFGEPATKVTPVDGRLVLNGAKYYTTGSIFADWIHVGVGVDQAGDGGPGLATVQVRADAAGVRIHDDWDGFGQRLTGSGTTEFTGVEVDPRLLNLRGAGEFTATVQNAVYQLVHLAALAGIGAAALEEITAFIRSRTRNLFNPAVAPERDPVSLQVIGWGYGTVETVKATVLAAALTVQRASDAQQAGTAVDRDFAEADAHVYGVQSTVIDLVLGLVSRVFEVGGASATSRSRQLDRLWRNARTISSHNPAIYRQQAVGDFVVNGVAPSAGILGLLAGAPREP
- a CDS encoding MFS transporter; this encodes MTHTLTSPSLRADASEQAHQRRHGRGFWIVTFVIMITMAFAAAPAPLYVLYQQRGGFSAFTITVIFAAYAAGVVASLFLAGHISDRFGRRRVIAPAVLLNVVAALIFLVWPDLPGLLLARFICGLGIGMLTATATAHMTELHSAARPGTGSRRAEVISTAANIGGLGLGPLITGFLAEYVPMPLYTPYVVFAFLLLAGLLLIVTVPETVNTVDETWVYRPQRVVVPRAARGQYAAAAMMAFVGFAMFGFFTSLAPSFVSRQLGITSHMVAGAVAFVVFASSAAFQVLSSRWERSRQFVVGLILLGAGLGLVTVSIAASSLPLLIAGGLVAGSGVGVTFKSAVGTVIAISAPETRGEALAGLFLVGYVGMAVPVVLLGLILQTTALVPAVVMFGAVMLALIVITAVTLARAYGRGRSLPAGSPVSSK